In one Nocardioides sp. NBC_00368 genomic region, the following are encoded:
- a CDS encoding hydroxymethylglutaryl-CoA lyase encodes MTTLPAVVRHDDLPSRITIYEVGARDGLQNEKTAIDTGVKADLITRLLDAGLSPVEATSFVHPKWVPQLADAKELMTELVDRLGDRARELPVLVPNEKGLDRALELGLRHIAIFGSATETFANKNLNQTFDGQWAMFEPTMNRAKDANMTVRGYLSMCFGDPWEGQVEIAKVVEAGKRLLDLGADELSLGDTIGVATAGHVKALISAFAQEGVTTDRLALHFHDTYGQALANTLAGLQCGVTTYDASAGGLGGCPYAKSATGNLATEDLLWMLDGLGIEHGVDLDKVADTSRWLADHLGRPSPSAVVRALRS; translated from the coding sequence ATGACCACCCTCCCCGCCGTCGTACGCCACGACGACCTGCCCAGCAGGATCACGATCTACGAGGTCGGTGCGCGTGACGGCCTCCAGAACGAGAAGACGGCGATCGACACCGGCGTCAAGGCGGACCTGATCACCCGGCTGCTCGACGCCGGGCTGAGCCCGGTGGAGGCGACGAGCTTCGTGCACCCGAAGTGGGTGCCGCAGCTGGCCGACGCCAAGGAGCTGATGACGGAGCTGGTCGATCGGCTCGGCGACAGGGCGCGAGAGCTCCCCGTGCTGGTCCCCAACGAGAAGGGTCTCGACCGTGCGCTCGAGCTCGGGCTGAGGCACATCGCGATCTTCGGCAGCGCGACGGAGACGTTCGCCAACAAGAACCTCAACCAGACCTTCGACGGCCAGTGGGCGATGTTCGAGCCGACGATGAACCGGGCCAAGGACGCGAACATGACCGTCCGCGGCTACCTCAGCATGTGCTTCGGCGACCCGTGGGAGGGGCAGGTCGAGATCGCGAAGGTGGTCGAGGCCGGAAAGCGGCTCCTCGATCTCGGCGCCGACGAGCTCAGCCTCGGCGACACGATCGGCGTCGCGACGGCCGGCCACGTGAAGGCGCTGATCAGCGCCTTCGCACAGGAGGGCGTCACGACCGACCGGCTCGCGCTGCACTTCCACGACACGTACGGTCAGGCGCTGGCCAACACCCTCGCCGGGCTGCAGTGCGGCGTGACCACCTACGACGCCAGCGCCGGCGGTCTGGGCGGTTGCCCCTACGCCAAGAGCGCGACCGGCAACCTGGCCACCGAGGATCTGCTCTGGATGCTCGACGGTCTGGGGATCGAGCACGGGGTCGACCTCGACAAGGTCGCCGACACCAGCCGATGGCTCGCCGACCATCTCGGTAGGCCGAGTCCCTCGGCCGTCGTACGCGCCCTGCGCTCGTAG